From one Dasypus novemcinctus isolate mDasNov1 chromosome 28, mDasNov1.1.hap2, whole genome shotgun sequence genomic stretch:
- the DLL1 gene encoding delta-like protein 1 isoform X1 — protein sequence MGRPCLLALTVLWALLWQVWGSGVFELKLQEFVNKKGLLGNRNCCRGGAGAGLLQCDCKTFFRVCLKHYQASVSPEPPCTYGSTVTPVLGVNSFVLPDGAGSGDAAFSNPIRFPFGFTWPGTFSLIIEALHTDSPDDLTTENPERLISRLATQRHLTVGEEWSQDLHSSGRTDLKYSYRFVCDEHYYGEGCSVFCRPRDDAFGHFTCGERGEKACNPGWKGQYCTEPICLPGCDEQHGICDKPGECKCRVGWQGRYCDECIRYPGCLHGTCQQPWQCNCQEGWGGLFCNQDLNYCTHHKPCQNGATCTNTGQGSYTCSCRPGYTGATCETEINECDANPCKNGGSCTDLENSYSCTCPPGFYGKNCELSAMTCADGPCFNGGRCSDNPDGGYTCHCPLGYSGFNCEKKIDYCSSSPCSNGAQCVDLGNSYLCQCQAGFSGRHCDDNVDDCASFPCVNGGTCQDGVDDYSCTCPPGYTGKNCSSPVSKCEHGPCHNGATCHERNHRYVCECARGYGGPNCQFLLPEPPPGPVVVDITEKYLEGQAGQFPWIAVCAGTVLVLVLLLGCAAVVVCMRLKLQKRRPPADACRGEAETMNNLANCQREKDISVSVIGATQVKNTNKKADFHGDHGADKNGFKARYPAVDYNLVQDLKNEDPARDEHSKCEAKYEPHGSAVEEKGSSTLRGGEASERKRPDSVYSTSKDTKYQSVYVISEEKDECIIATEVGVKWK from the exons ATGGGCCGCCCGTGCCTGCTGGCCCTGACGGTCCTCTGGGCCCTGCTGTGGCAG GTCTGGGGCTCCGGGGTGTTCGAGCTGAAGCTGcaggagtttgtcaacaagaaggGGCTGCTGGGGAACCGCAACTGCTGCcgcgggggcgcgggcgcggggctgCTGCAGTGCGACTGCAAGACTTTCTTCCGCGTGTGCCTCAAGCACTACCAGGCCAGCGTGTCCCCCGAGCCGCCGTGCACCTACGGCAGCACCGTCACGCCCGTGCTGGGTGTCAACTCCTTCGTCCTGCCCGACGGCGCGGGCAGCGGCGACGCGGCCTTCAGCAACCCCATCCGCTTCCCCTTCGGCTTCACCTGGCCG GGCACCTTCTCTCTGATCATTGAGGCTCTCCACACAGATTCTCCGGATGACCTAACCACAG AAAACCCAGAAAGGCTCATCAGCCGCCTGGCCACCCAGAGGCACCTGACGGTGGGCGAGGAGTGGTCCCAGGATCTGCACAGCAGCGGGCGCACCGACCTCAAGTACTCCTACCGCTTCGTGTGCGATGAACACTACTACGGAGAAGGCTGCTCCGTCTTCTGTCGCCCCCGAGACGACGCGTTCGGCCACTTCACctgtggggagagaggggagaaggcCTGCAACCCCGGCTGGAAGGGCCAGTACTGCACAGAAC cAATCTGCTTGCCAGGATGTGATGAGCAGCATGGAATTTGTGACAAGCCGGGGGAATGCAA gTGCAGAGTCGGCTGGCAAGGTCGCTACTGTGATGAGTGCATCCGGTACCCAGGTTGCCTCCACGGCACCTGCCAGCAGCCTTGGCAGTGTAATTGCCAGGAAGGCTGGGGGGGCCTGTTCTGCAACCAGG aTCTGAACTACTGCACACACCACAAGCCCTGCCAGAACGGAGCCACTTGCACCAACACGGGCCAGGGCAGCTACACTTGCTCCTGCCGCCCCGGGTACACGGGCGCCACCTGTGAGACGGAGATCAACGAGTGCGACGCCAACCCGTGTAAGAACGGAGGAAGCTGCACG gACCTGGAAAACAGCTATTCCTGTACCTGCCCGCCTGGCTTCTATGGCAAAAACTGTGAGCTGAGCGCCATGACTTGTGCCGATGGCCCTTGTTTCAATGGGGGACGGTGCTCAGACAACCCTGACGGAGGATACACCTGTCATTGCCCCCTGGGTTACTCTGGCTTTAACTGTGAAAAGAAAATTGACTACTGCAGTTCTTCACCCTGTTCTAACG GTGCGCAGTGCGTTGACCTCGGCAACTCCTACCTGTGCCAGTGCCAGGCTGGCTTCTCGGGGCGACACTGCGATGACAACGTGGACGACTGCGCCTCCTTCCCGTGTGTGAACGGGGGCACCTGCCAGGACGGCGTTGACGACTACTCGTGCACCTGTCCCCCCGGATACACGGGCAAAAACTGCAGCTCGCCCGTCAGCAAGTGCGAGCACGGGCCTTGCCACAACGGGGCCACCTGCCACGAGAGGAACCACCGCTACGTCTGCGAGTGTGCCCGGGGCTACGGGGGCCCCAACTGCCAGTTCCTGCTCCCCGAGCCGCCCCCGGGCCCCGTGGTGGTGGATATTACCGAGAAGTACCTGGAAGGCCAGGCCGGCCAGTTCCCCTGGATCGCCGTCTGCGCCGGCACCGTGCTGGTCCTCGTGCTGCTGCTGGGCTGCGCCGCCGTGGTGGTTTGTATGCGGCTGAAGCTGCAGAAGCGGCGGCCGCCGGCGGACGCATGCCGGGGCGAGGCGGAGACCATGAACAACCTGGCCAACTGCCAGCGGGAGAAGGACATCTCGGTCAGCGTCATCGGGGCCACGCAGGTCAAGAACACCAACAAGAAGGCGGACTTCCATGGAGACCACGGCGCCGACAAGAACGGCTTCAAGGCCCGCTACCCGGCGGTGGACTATAACTTAGTGCAGGACCTCAAGAACGAAGACCCTGCCCGGGACGAGCACAGCAAGTGCGAGGCCAAGTACGAGCCCCACGGCTCGGCGGTGGAGGAGAAGGGCTCCTCGACACTCAGGGG tggaGAAGCATCGGAAAGAAAAAGGCCAGATTCAGTGTATTCCACTTCAAAAGACACCAAGTACCAGTCGGTGTATGTCATATCAGAGGAGAAGGACGAATGCATCATAGCAACTGAGGTTG GTGTAAAATGGAAGTGA
- the DLL1 gene encoding delta-like protein 1 isoform X2, producing the protein MGRPCLLALTVLWALLWQVWGSGVFELKLQEFVNKKGLLGNRNCCRGGAGAGLLQCDCKTFFRVCLKHYQASVSPEPPCTYGSTVTPVLGVNSFVLPDGAGSGDAAFSNPIRFPFGFTWPGTFSLIIEALHTDSPDDLTTENPERLISRLATQRHLTVGEEWSQDLHSSGRTDLKYSYRFVCDEHYYGEGCSVFCRPRDDAFGHFTCGERGEKACNPGWKGQYCTEPICLPGCDEQHGICDKPGECKCRVGWQGRYCDECIRYPGCLHGTCQQPWQCNCQEGWGGLFCNQDLNYCTHHKPCQNGATCTNTGQGSYTCSCRPGYTGATCETEINECDANPCKNGGSCTDLENSYSCTCPPGFYGKNCELSAMTCADGPCFNGGRCSDNPDGGYTCHCPLGYSGFNCEKKIDYCSSSPCSNGAQCVDLGNSYLCQCQAGFSGRHCDDNVDDCASFPCVNGGTCQDGVDDYSCTCPPGYTGKNCSSPVSKCEHGPCHNGATCHERNHRYVCECARGYGGPNCQFLLPEPPPGPVVVDITEKYLEGQAGQFPWIAVCAGTVLVLVLLLGCAAVVVCMRLKLQKRRPPADACRGEAETMNNLANCQREKDISVSVIGATQVKNTNKKADFHGDHGADKNGFKARYPAVDYNLVQDLKNEDPARDEHSKCEAKYEPHGSAVEEKGSSTLRGGEASERKRPDSVYSTSKDTKYQSVYVISEEKDECIIATEV; encoded by the exons ATGGGCCGCCCGTGCCTGCTGGCCCTGACGGTCCTCTGGGCCCTGCTGTGGCAG GTCTGGGGCTCCGGGGTGTTCGAGCTGAAGCTGcaggagtttgtcaacaagaaggGGCTGCTGGGGAACCGCAACTGCTGCcgcgggggcgcgggcgcggggctgCTGCAGTGCGACTGCAAGACTTTCTTCCGCGTGTGCCTCAAGCACTACCAGGCCAGCGTGTCCCCCGAGCCGCCGTGCACCTACGGCAGCACCGTCACGCCCGTGCTGGGTGTCAACTCCTTCGTCCTGCCCGACGGCGCGGGCAGCGGCGACGCGGCCTTCAGCAACCCCATCCGCTTCCCCTTCGGCTTCACCTGGCCG GGCACCTTCTCTCTGATCATTGAGGCTCTCCACACAGATTCTCCGGATGACCTAACCACAG AAAACCCAGAAAGGCTCATCAGCCGCCTGGCCACCCAGAGGCACCTGACGGTGGGCGAGGAGTGGTCCCAGGATCTGCACAGCAGCGGGCGCACCGACCTCAAGTACTCCTACCGCTTCGTGTGCGATGAACACTACTACGGAGAAGGCTGCTCCGTCTTCTGTCGCCCCCGAGACGACGCGTTCGGCCACTTCACctgtggggagagaggggagaaggcCTGCAACCCCGGCTGGAAGGGCCAGTACTGCACAGAAC cAATCTGCTTGCCAGGATGTGATGAGCAGCATGGAATTTGTGACAAGCCGGGGGAATGCAA gTGCAGAGTCGGCTGGCAAGGTCGCTACTGTGATGAGTGCATCCGGTACCCAGGTTGCCTCCACGGCACCTGCCAGCAGCCTTGGCAGTGTAATTGCCAGGAAGGCTGGGGGGGCCTGTTCTGCAACCAGG aTCTGAACTACTGCACACACCACAAGCCCTGCCAGAACGGAGCCACTTGCACCAACACGGGCCAGGGCAGCTACACTTGCTCCTGCCGCCCCGGGTACACGGGCGCCACCTGTGAGACGGAGATCAACGAGTGCGACGCCAACCCGTGTAAGAACGGAGGAAGCTGCACG gACCTGGAAAACAGCTATTCCTGTACCTGCCCGCCTGGCTTCTATGGCAAAAACTGTGAGCTGAGCGCCATGACTTGTGCCGATGGCCCTTGTTTCAATGGGGGACGGTGCTCAGACAACCCTGACGGAGGATACACCTGTCATTGCCCCCTGGGTTACTCTGGCTTTAACTGTGAAAAGAAAATTGACTACTGCAGTTCTTCACCCTGTTCTAACG GTGCGCAGTGCGTTGACCTCGGCAACTCCTACCTGTGCCAGTGCCAGGCTGGCTTCTCGGGGCGACACTGCGATGACAACGTGGACGACTGCGCCTCCTTCCCGTGTGTGAACGGGGGCACCTGCCAGGACGGCGTTGACGACTACTCGTGCACCTGTCCCCCCGGATACACGGGCAAAAACTGCAGCTCGCCCGTCAGCAAGTGCGAGCACGGGCCTTGCCACAACGGGGCCACCTGCCACGAGAGGAACCACCGCTACGTCTGCGAGTGTGCCCGGGGCTACGGGGGCCCCAACTGCCAGTTCCTGCTCCCCGAGCCGCCCCCGGGCCCCGTGGTGGTGGATATTACCGAGAAGTACCTGGAAGGCCAGGCCGGCCAGTTCCCCTGGATCGCCGTCTGCGCCGGCACCGTGCTGGTCCTCGTGCTGCTGCTGGGCTGCGCCGCCGTGGTGGTTTGTATGCGGCTGAAGCTGCAGAAGCGGCGGCCGCCGGCGGACGCATGCCGGGGCGAGGCGGAGACCATGAACAACCTGGCCAACTGCCAGCGGGAGAAGGACATCTCGGTCAGCGTCATCGGGGCCACGCAGGTCAAGAACACCAACAAGAAGGCGGACTTCCATGGAGACCACGGCGCCGACAAGAACGGCTTCAAGGCCCGCTACCCGGCGGTGGACTATAACTTAGTGCAGGACCTCAAGAACGAAGACCCTGCCCGGGACGAGCACAGCAAGTGCGAGGCCAAGTACGAGCCCCACGGCTCGGCGGTGGAGGAGAAGGGCTCCTCGACACTCAGGGG tggaGAAGCATCGGAAAGAAAAAGGCCAGATTCAGTGTATTCCACTTCAAAAGACACCAAGTACCAGTCGGTGTATGTCATATCAGAGGAGAAGGACGAATGCATCATAGCAACTGAG GTGTAA